AAAGGCAGAATTATGAAAACATGACAGTAGTTCCTATTTTAAGTGATACCAATACTCCATTTGATGTTTTAGATTTAAAAGAAGGGCTGAAAATGGGACTTGTAAAGATTGAAGAATGTGATAACTCAAATATAGAACAAGTAAAATTAAAAAATAACTCAGTATCTCCATTAATTTTACTTGACGGTGAAGAAATTGCAGGATCTCTCCAGAACAGAATTGTTGCTCAAACAATGATAATACCTCCTAAAAATGAAATGGAAATACCTGTAAACTGTTCTGAAAAAGGAAGAAATGAATATAAATCCGAGTTTCAGTATTCAGATTACATAGCTAACTCAAATACCAGAAGAAAAAAAGCATACAATAAGAACAATCCCCTTCAGGAAGTTGTCTGGAATTCCATTGATAATTTGGAAACTGATAAAAACACATCCTCCAAAACAAAAGCACTTAGAGACAGCTATGAAAAAAACAAATATAATATTGACAGCTATTTAAAACACTTCAAAATGGAAAATAATCAGATTGGAGTAATATGCATTGTAGAAAACAAAGTAGGCCTTGAAATATTTAATAATCATTCATTATATGAAAAGTATAATGAAATGCTACTTAGAAGTTACATTATTGACAGTTCCAACAAAGAAAAAATAAATATTTCCAACAATGAGCTTGAAAATATATTATCCAGTATAGATGCTAATTCATTTATTAAAAAAAAAGCTGTAGATTTAGGAAAATATTATAAAATTTCAAACAGCTACGGTAACGGACATATATGGACCTTAAAAAAATAGGTAATGGGAAAAAGCTGAGCGATAAATTCCATTACCTTAAAAACTTATTTATAAATTGTTGCTAATCGATATTAATAACTTCTGCATGTTCTGAAGAGCTTTCTATAAATATTGTATAGGTTCCGGTATTTTGATTATAATATATAGTTGTTCAATTTTCAACAGATTCAAGTTTGTTTTTAATACATTATT
This genomic stretch from Methanobrevibacter smithii ATCC 35061 harbors:
- a CDS encoding ARPP-1 family domain-containing protein yields the protein MNLKHLSLAERQNYENMTVVPILSDTNTPFDVLDLKEGLKMGLVKIEECDNSNIEQVKLKNNSVSPLILLDGEEIAGSLQNRIVAQTMIIPPKNEMEIPVNCSEKGRNEYKSEFQYSDYIANSNTRRKKAYNKNNPLQEVVWNSIDNLETDKNTSSKTKALRDSYEKNKYNIDSYLKHFKMENNQIGVICIVENKVGLEIFNNHSLYEKYNEMLLRSYIIDSSNKEKINISNNELENILSSIDANSFIKKKAVDLGKYYKISNSYGNGHIWTLKK